In Pantoea agglomerans, the genomic stretch CGGCATCTGCCGGCTTATATTTTTACGTTAATCCTGTTACTGACAGCAGGCTGGAAAATCAGCGACCGACGCGGTTCCCATCTTGATCAATGACCTGTTCGCCATCCTCTTTGGTAAAAGGGGCCTGCTGCGGGTTTGGCAGAATATCCAGAACCCCCTCAGACGGCCGACAAAGCTTTGTGCCGAGAGGGGTCACAACCACCGGACGGTTGATGAGGATGGGATATGTCAGCATGGCATCCAGCAGTTCGTCATCGCTGAATCTCTCCTCTGCCAGTCCGAGCT encodes the following:
- the arsC gene encoding glutaredoxin-dependent arsenate reductase; translated protein: MSDITIYHNPACGTSRNTLALIRNSGTEPVVILYLETPPARDELQKLIADMGISVRALLRKNTEPYEQLGLAEERFSDDELLDAMLTYPILINRPVVVTPLGTKLCRPSEGVLDILPNPQQAPFTKEDGEQVIDQDGNRVGR